Below is a window of Humulus lupulus chromosome 2, drHumLupu1.1, whole genome shotgun sequence DNA.
CATGGTTAGAAAATCaggtaaaaaattatttttttgtgtttcgtGGGCCTAGTTTTAAGTTAGGatgatatttttatattttatatatctgatttgtttttaatttttgtttgtaaGTCCTAATTGAATTACGTAAAACACCTAATACAGTGTCAGAATCATTAAAATGGATATCACGAGGCCCTACATTTAATGTGATTAAATATCAATCTTATTATATAAATGGTACTAAATTTAACACAATGGATCGTGATAATAGTAGAAAGACACAAAATTATGGTGTTAGCATTGTTGCCAAAAATTTTCAAGtatctagttccaaagataaaaatcccaTAGAATGTGATATGACATTCTATGGAGTTATCAAAGAAATTTGGGATTTAGATTATATAAATGTTCGAATTCCTCTTTTTTTATGTGATTGGGTGAAGAGTGATAGCGGGGTTAAACAAGAGAACTTCGAATTTACATTGGTTGACTTGAATCGAATGGGGCACAAATCTGACCGATTTATAATGGCGTCTCAAGCCAAGCAAGTTTTCTATGTCACTGATCCTTTAGATTCTCGTTGGTCAGTTGTGTTAACAAGCCAACCAAAAGACTATCACCTAAAAGAATCTCACAACAGCGAAGTTTTACTCGAACAAGAAACTTTTGTGCTTGACGCACCACTTCCTGATGTCACCATTGAGGATGCAAACATTGGTTTACGTGAGGATGGTGAAGGTTTATGGTTTGAAAATTAAGTGTTACTTGACAAATTAAGTGGGTTTTACATGAAAACACTCTTAGAACAAGGTACTTTGCATTTTGTTTTATAAACCTTTGGTGGGAAACCAATGCAATACTTTGTGAGCTAACTTTTATTATTCTTCAAATGTAGGCACACAAGTATGGATCCCCCTTTATCTGATGATGATGTTGACCCATTTGGCGATGACAATGATGAGATGAGTGAAATCCCACAAGAAGTTAAAATTTCGAAGATATATAGGGGCAAAACAGTTTGTGCTGGCGTCATAAAGGCTATAAGTGAGGGTCGAAAATTAGTGGTAGAGTATAATCAATTGGGAATATCAATTGGAAAGGGGGCAACAAAGATGGCAAGTCGTATTGGAGTGTTGGCACGTTGTCACATTCCTTTGAATATCGATGACTGGAGGTTGGTCCCAAATGAAACTAAAGCGCTAATTTGGAAGGAAATTAATGtaagtttttaaattttattaacttGTATATGAATGAACATATATAGttgtttattaattgattaattattatttttatttatgtagGAGTCATTCGATGTACAGGCCACATCTAAAGCTAAAGTTTTGAGTGAAGTCGGGGACCGATGGAGAGATTGGAAGAGTTGGCTAACAAAAAATAAAGTTGAAAAGTACAAAGAAAAAGCTCCTGAACTCCTTGCCCATCCACCAGATGCATGGAGTAACTGGATCAAACAAGATGATTGGGAAGGATTCGTTGCTAAGAGATTATCTCCTCAATGGGCTAAGCTAAGAAAAAAGAAACAAGGTGCACGGGCACAGAACAAATACAATCACCGCACAGGACGGGGTGGTTACAAACAGATAGAGCAACAACTTCAAGCAGAATTAGGCCACGAACTAACAGATTTTGATAGAGCTGATATGTGGTTAAGGATAAGAAAGGATAAAAAAGGAGAGTCAACTGAGGATGTAGCATCAATTAAGGAGAAGATTGTGAGTATAATTTTACTTCTTTACTAATTAACATTTTTAAATGGATGTTCGtattaattattaactaatttgATTTTGTATATAGGTTGACTACAAACAAAAGGTAGCAGAAGGAACTTTGGTGGTGGAAGGATCCAAAGATGTCCTAACATTGGCTTTGGGCACCCCTGAGCATTCTGGACGTGTTAGGGGGATGCCTAAAGGTGTCACCCCTACACAATTTTTTAAGACACCAAAGCCTAAGAGAAAAAGTCAGCTCGAAGTATCTACTTCTGAAGATAACCGCATTAATAGGGTGGAAGAGCAACTTCGACAATCGGATGAGATGAACTGTCGAACTGAGGAGAAATTAAATCAATTGATGGAGCAATTTAGATCGACACATAGCAATATCGGTGAGTCATCGCATGCATCTGGTTCTTGTGTGGGAAGAGCAGCCTCTAATgtatcaccaccaccaccaccactagcaCCATATGTTGAACAAGAGGTTGTTCCACCAGTActagcaccaccaccaccaccactagcaCCACATGTTCAACAAGTGCTTGTTCCACCAATActagcaccaccaccaccaccaccacatgtTCAACCAATGATTACTCCACCAGAACCACAAGTTCCACCAACTATGCATGAGGTATTCTTATTACCATAATCAACTTAGCAAATGTTAATGCTTAATAATTTCACTATTGTACTATATTAATTATTTCTTTCTAACGCAACATATTAAATGCAAGCTTGCTATCAAAACGAGAGACAACATAGTTGCATCGAGATACATCCTTAAGACTGATAGTACAGATATCCATGGAAAAAAGATGCCTAAAGAAGTTGCTCGTGTAGTCGTTGAGGTAGCCCACGATGAGATGGCTAGGCTACAATTTCCTAATTTGAATGTAGGGATCACTTTGGTAGGTCAAGCAGTTGGGGTACCAGTAGCATGgcataaacatcttattatcgaCGAAAGTGAGCAGGGACAGGTAATGTCTATAAGTTTTTATCGCCTAACttcttttattttgaaatttattttattttaacttttccTTGGGTCATAAGCAGAAGAGAAAgcaagaagatattgaggcaatgATACCTTCCACTCAACATCCACAGCCCCCAAAGCCTCCGCGTGTAGAGCCATTGACACAGGAGGTAGTGTCAATCTCTCACAATGATTCGGCATCTATGTCAAGTAATTTGACCTCTTTATTGAAGTTTGTATCACCATGGGATAATGACTACCACAAGAAGATTAATATCCCATCGCATGTTTTTGGATACAACACGATTGCTACGCTTTTCAAGGATGATGTGACGCAATTTTGCAATATGGACAAGATTGGGCAAACTCCAATGATATTGTATTTGAGGTATATGTTCATGTCTTTTATAATTTAAAGTTTGAATTATATACatgtcttttataattaaatatgattaatttcTAGGTTGTTGGATGATATACTACATACCAATGGGTTGGATCATTTGTACGCATTTCAGCATCCAGGTGAAGTTAGTGTAGGTCATGAGAATAAGCGTGCCCAAGAACTTAAAGACCGATTCATTCAAATGGGCGAGAAGCAGTTCCTTATTTGTCCCTGGAATAACAAGTAAGTTTATATTGAGTTTTGAAATGTTAAGTTCATAGTCATCttctaaatatttgattgtttgttttctagtgaacattggatgttattGCTATTTCAACCTCACTCACATTCAGTGGCGTTCTTGGATCCCATTAACCTTCAATTACGCATtgagattaaaaatatagttaggctgtaagtttatataagtttcattccttaaagtatattatctttttaataGTACTTGTTTGCTAATTAAAAAACTTTTATTATGTATAGTGCTTTCACGCTATATGATAcagaaaaaggaaaaagagttGTAAGTCTAAAGTATTATAGTCCAAAAGTAAGTAACATTCAACTTTATAAAACATAAGATTTAAATTATAAGTATACTAACAAGTATATGTAATATATTTTTACATTTGTCTATGTTAACAGTTCCAACAACAACCAAAAACCACAGAGTGCGGTATCTACTGCATGAAGTATGCTAGGGATCTCATTTCACAACGAAGAACCAAAGCATATCTATCGAATAATGTAATAATTAAATGTGTTTACCTTTTaactttaataaagttatattttaatttcatatatatttGACATGTAACTTATAATTTATTTGCAGTTCAATTCAGATTTACCATATACTGACGCAGAACTTAATGAAGTTCAAGAAGAGTGGGCAAAATATATTCTACCGCAACTCGCTAAATGATGGCATGCTTGCATAGTACCTATGTGAGGGGATTTAAtcattttttgaaatttttatttcttttattagaaattgttagaactaatcaaatacaGAATCAATCTAACAAATTATATGTAGTTAATTTAGCTTTTGGAGGTGTATATTGCGCTAAATATTCATTTTATGACAAACTTTTTTGGAACTATGTATTTCTTTAACTTAGAAAGTGTTATAACTAATCAAATGTAAAGTTAATGTTActaatgttaatttaatttaatcttTGATGTGCATTCTTTTACTGCAATTGCTACGTTGATTTTGAAACCAGGGGGCATTGACAACATATTTGCAATGTCCTCTGGTGTGGAAACTTTGCGATAGTTAAAAACTGTCACCATAGACAACCAATCCCAACAcataataactgtcggcgtttccagcaacggcgacacctattaactgtcggcgtagccagcaacggcgacacctattaactgtcggcgttgccagcaacagcgacacctaataactgtcggcatagccagcaacggcgacacctaataactgtcggcgtagccagcaacggtGACACCTAACAACTGTCGGCatagccagcaacggcgacacctaataactatcggcgtagccagcaacaaCGACACCAAATaattgtcggcgttgccagcaacgaagacacctaataactatcggcgtagctaccctatgccggcataggcaaatacaACAGTTATTCGACtgtcgtcgttgctcaatagcgacagttaaaaactgtcgggaaagcccatttttgtagtagtgttttaatcaataatttttcatatttttatataaatgtttcatttaaatcataatttttaatttaaaataaaaataaataatttttttaaaaattaaaaaatataacttttaagggcaCGTGAAGAGGGc
It encodes the following:
- the LOC133815978 gene encoding uncharacterized protein LOC133815978 isoform X2 → MIPSTQHPQPPKPPRVEPLTQEVVSISHNDSASMSSNLTSLLKFVSPWDNDYHKKINIPSHVFGYNTIATLFKDDVTQFCNMDKIGQTPMILYLRLLDDILHTNGLDHLYAFQHPGEVSVGHENKRAQELKDRFIQMGEKQFLICPWNNNAFTLYDTEKGKRVVSLKYYSPKVSNIQLYKT
- the LOC133815978 gene encoding uncharacterized protein LOC133815978 isoform X1, producing MIPSTQHPQPPKPPRVEPLTQEVVSISHNDSASMSSNLTSLLKFVSPWDNDYHKKINIPSHVFGYNTIATLFKDDVTQFCNMDKIGQTPMILYLRLLDDILHTNGLDHLYAFQHPGEVSVGHENKRAQELKDRFIQMGEKQFLICPWNNNEHWMLLLFQPHSHSVAFLDPINLQLRIEIKNIVRL
- the LOC133814165 gene encoding uncharacterized protein LOC133814165; amino-acid sequence: MEQFRSTHSNIGESSHASGSCVGRAASNVSPPPPPLAPYVEQEVVPPVLAPPPPPLAPHVQQVLVPPILAPPPPPPHVQPMITPPEPQVPPTMHELAIKTRDNIVASRYILKTDSTDIHGKKMPKEVARVVVEVAHDEMARLQFPNLNVGITLVGQAVGVPVAWHKHLIIDEKEKARRY